The Pyrus communis chromosome 9, drPyrComm1.1, whole genome shotgun sequence genome has a segment encoding these proteins:
- the LOC137744928 gene encoding beta-fructofuranosidase, insoluble isoenzyme 1-like, with protein MYFGGLYHLFYQYNPEGAVWGNIVWAHSVSKDLINWEALEPAISPSKPFDVNGCWSGSATVLPGNKPIILYTGIDSQNRQVQNYAIPENASDPYLRKWIKPDNNPLVIPDAGINATAFRDPTTAWWGNGHWKMLVGGKRKHRGMAYLYRSKDFVHWVKAHHPLHSAPQTGMWECPDFYPVPLVGKLGLDTSKVGRDVKHVLKVSLDETRYEYYTVGTYFPEKDRYVPDKELVDGWSGLRYDYGNFYASKTFFDPAKKRRILWGWANESDTASNDAAKGWAGIQTIPRDVWLSPDGKQLLQWPVVELETLRGKKVGINKQILKQGDHVEVKGITAAQADVEVIFSLPSLAKAEEFNPSWSNLDAQTLCGKKGSKIQGGIGPFGLLTLASKNLEEFTPVFFRVFKAKGRHVVLMCSDATSSSLQDNLYRPSFAGFVDVDLSHSKKLSLRSLIDHSVVESYGAGGKTCITSRVYPTLAVNNGAHLYMFNNGTQPVTAESLNAWSMNAPTMNKRI; from the exons ATGTATTTTGGTGGTCTCTACCACTTGTTCTATCAGTACAATCCTGAAGGGGCTGTGTGGGGCAACATTGTTTGGGCCCATTCAGTGTCCAAAGACCTCATCAATTGGGAAGCCCTGGAGCCAGCCATATCCCCATCCAAGCCCTTTGACGTAAATGGGTGTTGGTCCGGATCCGCCACTGTTCTCCCGGGTAACAAGCCCATTATACTATACACCGGGATCGACTCCCAAAACCGGCAAGTTCAAAACTATGCTATCCCGGAAAATGCGTCGGACCCCTATCTCCGTAAATGGATTAAGCCCGATAACAACCCGCTCGTGATTCCGGACGCAGGTATCAACGCCACTGCGTTCCGAGACCCGACAACGGCTTGGTGGGGTAATGGACATTGGAAGATGTTGGTGGGAGGCAAAAGGAAGCATAGAGGAATGGCCTATTTGTATAGGAGCAAGGATTTTGTGCATTGGGTGAAGGCCCATCATCCTCTCCACTCTGCTCCCCAAACGGGCATGTGGGAGTGCCCCGATTTTTACCCGGTTCCATTGGTTGGAAAATTAGGGTTGGACACATCAAAAGTTGGTCGAGATGTGAAACATGTGTTGAAAGTGAGCCTTGATGAGACTAGGTATGAGTACTACACAGTTGGAACATATTTTCCTGAGAAAGATAGGTATGTTCCTGACAAAGAATTGGTGGATGGTTGGAGTGGATTGAGATATGACTATGGTAACTTTTATGCATCCAAAACTTTCTTTGATCCTGCAAAGAAGAGGAGAATTTTGTGGGGTTGGGCTAATGAATCTGATACAGCTAGCAATGATGCTGCTAAGGGATGGGCCGGAATTCAG ACAATTCCAAGGGATGTGTGGCTTAGTCCTGATGGTAAACAATTGCTACAATGGCCTGTTGTAGAATTAGAAACATTACGAGGGAAAAAGGTGGGCATCAACAAGCAAATTCTCAAGCAGGGAGATCATGTTGAAGTCAAAGGAATAACTGCTGCTCAG GCTGATGTTGAAGTTATTTTCTCACTTCCGAGTTTGGCCAAGGCTGAAGAATTTAACCCTAGCTGGAGTAACCTTGATGCCCAAACACTCTGTGGTAAAAAGGGTTCAAAAATCCAAGGTGGAATTGGTCCTTTTGGACTCTTGACATTAGCTTCAAAAAACCTAGAGGAATTCACTCCTGTCTTCTTTAGGGTTTTCAAAGCTAAAGGCAGACACGTGGTTCTCATGTGCTCTGATGCAACAAG TTCATCTTTGCAGGACAACCTGTACAGACCATCATTTGCTGGCTTTGTAGATGTAGATTTATCTCACTCTAAGAAGCTTTCCCTCAGGAGTTTG ATTGATCATTCTGTTGTTGAAAGCTACGGAGCTGGAGGGAAAACATGCATCACAT